Proteins encoded within one genomic window of Spirulina major PCC 6313:
- a CDS encoding HaeII family restriction endonuclease: MNIEEAKKYLDKVIDKARVHLYKPIQIAEILYRDRTKKDIDLKDLSTYRTQSRKWRDIVCLDFLGRTSTSSARYQDDVFNDNATPPNVLFLLGEENKRKNGIVEAYIYRKFAQRYSQMSTGVDYCVNHNISNFDVAEFLGLFWHEPGLRRSIDKIYEIVVYSLFSALVEVLDVCVEVSINKSKVDILAEFEDFAKKVMLLSEKEPILKMKARINRVGVTNASDRGLDMWANFGLAIQIKHLSLTEELAENIVSSVSSDRIVIVCKEAERNLIVSILNQIGWKSKIQSIITETDLIAWYEKAMRGKFAKVIGKKVLKHITDEIVVEFPASNNDSILEFINNRGYLSLKDKIWE, encoded by the coding sequence ATGAATATTGAAGAAGCAAAGAAATATTTAGACAAGGTAATTGATAAAGCAAGAGTCCACCTGTACAAGCCAATTCAAATTGCTGAAATACTTTATCGAGATAGAACAAAAAAAGACATCGATTTAAAAGACCTTTCAACATACAGAACACAATCACGAAAATGGCGCGATATTGTTTGTTTAGATTTTTTAGGTAGAACCAGTACATCATCTGCACGTTATCAAGATGATGTTTTTAATGACAACGCCACACCGCCTAATGTTTTGTTCTTACTTGGTGAGGAAAATAAAAGAAAAAATGGTATTGTTGAGGCCTACATTTACAGAAAATTCGCTCAGCGATATTCGCAAATGTCAACTGGTGTCGATTATTGCGTAAATCACAACATTAGTAATTTTGATGTCGCAGAGTTTCTTGGTTTATTTTGGCACGAACCGGGCCTTAGGAGAAGCATTGATAAGATATACGAAATTGTTGTTTATTCTTTATTCTCAGCGTTGGTGGAAGTTCTTGACGTTTGTGTTGAGGTCAGCATCAATAAATCAAAAGTCGATATTTTAGCAGAGTTTGAGGATTTTGCTAAGAAAGTCATGCTTCTGTCTGAGAAAGAACCAATACTAAAAATGAAGGCACGCATCAATCGAGTTGGAGTTACAAATGCGTCTGATAGAGGGTTAGATATGTGGGCTAATTTTGGTCTTGCTATTCAAATAAAGCATTTGTCTTTGACTGAAGAACTAGCTGAAAATATTGTGTCCTCGGTCTCTTCTGATCGCATAGTTATTGTTTGTAAAGAGGCGGAACGGAATTTGATAGTGTCAATTCTAAACCAAATAGGCTGGAAGTCAAAAATACAGAGCATAATAACAGAAACTGATTTGATTGCATGGTATGAAAAAGCTATGCGTGGGAAGTTTGCCAAAGTAATTGGCAAGAAGGTACTCAAACATATTACTGACGAAATTGTGGTTGAATTTCCAGCGTCCAATAATGATAGCATACTGGAATTTATTAACAATCGAGGCTATTTAAGCCTGAAAGATAAAATATGGGAATGA
- a CDS encoding TetR/AcrR family transcriptional regulator: protein MSNPPSSPTQPLSRDRILHTALHLVDNGGIAALSMRKLAEALGVKAMSLYNHVANKDDILDGIIDRVIGEIDLPPRDTDWQTAMRHRACSAHRVLMRHPWAASEIMARVNVGPAMLRYIDATLGCLRAAGFSFELADQAWNAIDSHIYGFTLQALNFPFEAADYATAAEQYLAMIPPEQYPHMNALTHQVIAGQYDGIHSFEFGLDLILQGLETLRQTAP, encoded by the coding sequence ATGTCCAACCCTCCATCCTCCCCAACCCAACCCCTCAGCCGCGATCGCATTCTCCACACCGCCCTCCACCTCGTAGACAATGGCGGCATCGCTGCCCTTTCGATGCGTAAACTTGCCGAAGCCCTGGGGGTCAAAGCCATGTCCCTCTATAACCACGTCGCCAACAAAGACGACATCCTCGATGGCATCATCGATCGCGTCATCGGCGAAATTGACCTGCCCCCCCGCGATACCGACTGGCAAACCGCGATGCGCCACCGGGCTTGCTCCGCCCATCGGGTTTTGATGCGCCATCCCTGGGCCGCGTCGGAAATTATGGCGCGGGTGAATGTGGGGCCGGCGATGTTGCGTTACATTGATGCCACGTTGGGCTGCTTGCGGGCGGCGGGGTTTTCCTTTGAATTGGCTGATCAGGCGTGGAATGCGATCGATAGCCACATCTACGGCTTCACCCTCCAGGCGTTAAATTTTCCCTTCGAGGCCGCCGACTACGCCACCGCCGCCGAGCAATATCTCGCGATGATTCCCCCGGAACAATACCCCCACATGAACGCCCTCACCCACCAGGTGATCGCGGGACAGTACGACGGCATTCACTCGTTTGAATTCGGCTTAGATTTAATTTTGCAGGGGTTAGAAACACTGCGCCAAACGGCTCCGTAG
- a CDS encoding ABC transporter permease: MVASNARWLQFFKRPSLSRHLMVIGAVITGLFILTALSAPLLAQWGMIADPQEFLTNPLHEPPSAAHWFGTSRQGYDVFSRTLFGSRAALHVVVIATTLSLLIGVPLGLVSGYLGGRVDRLLIFLMDTIYTLPGLLLSVTLAFVVGRGVFNAAIALSISYVPQYFRVVRNHTTSVKTELFIEAARAMGASPLHILSKYLFLNVIQSVPVLFTLNAADAILILGGLGFLGLGLPPDIPEWGYDLRLALDALPTGIWWTALFPGLAMTCLVTGLSLMGEGLSEIFNPPTDRGS, encoded by the coding sequence ATGGTAGCCTCGAATGCACGCTGGTTGCAGTTCTTTAAACGCCCCTCCCTCTCCCGACATCTGATGGTGATCGGGGCTGTGATTACGGGTCTATTTATCCTGACCGCCCTCTCCGCCCCCCTTCTCGCCCAGTGGGGCATGATCGCCGACCCCCAAGAATTCCTCACTAACCCCCTCCACGAACCCCCCAGCGCCGCCCATTGGTTCGGCACGAGCCGCCAAGGGTATGATGTGTTTTCCCGTACCCTCTTCGGGTCACGGGCGGCCCTCCATGTGGTGGTGATCGCCACCACCCTTTCGCTGCTGATCGGTGTGCCCTTGGGGTTGGTGAGTGGCTATCTGGGGGGACGGGTGGATCGTCTGTTGATTTTTTTGATGGATACGATCTATACCCTGCCGGGTCTCCTTCTGTCGGTGACGTTGGCGTTTGTAGTGGGGCGTGGGGTGTTTAATGCGGCGATCGCCCTCAGTATCTCCTACGTTCCCCAATATTTCCGCGTCGTTCGCAACCATACCACCAGCGTTAAAACCGAACTCTTCATCGAAGCCGCCCGCGCCATGGGAGCTTCCCCCCTCCACATCCTCTCAAAATACCTCTTCCTCAACGTCATCCAAAGCGTCCCCGTCCTCTTCACTCTCAACGCCGCCGATGCGATCCTGATCCTGGGCGGCCTCGGCTTCCTCGGCTTAGGCCTTCCTCCCGACATCCCGGAATGGGGCTACGATCTCCGTCTCGCCCTCGATGCCCTGCCGACGGGGATTTGGTGGACAGCCCTTTTTCCCGGTTTAGCGATGACCTGCCTTGTCACCGGCCTTTCGCTCATGGGAGAAGGCCTCAGCGAAATTTTCAACCCCCCCACCGATCGCGGCAGTTAG
- the mazF gene encoding endoribonuclease MazF, whose translation MVAQEIHIPSRGDIVYLDFDPTKGHEQRGHRPAFVISPLGYNEKSSLALLMPITKQQKGYPFEVLLPSVLRIQGVILADQIKCLDWKARRIQFVEVAPESVIEEVQAKIEPLLL comes from the coding sequence TTGGTAGCACAAGAAATACATATTCCGAGCCGGGGAGACATCGTTTATCTGGACTTTGATCCAACCAAGGGGCATGAGCAGAGGGGACATAGACCAGCCTTTGTTATATCGCCTCTCGGTTATAATGAGAAAAGCTCTCTGGCTTTGTTGATGCCTATTACAAAACAACAAAAAGGATACCCTTTTGAGGTTCTTTTGCCATCTGTCTTGCGCATCCAAGGGGTTATTCTTGCAGATCAAATCAAATGTTTAGACTGGAAAGCTCGTCGTATTCAATTTGTCGAGGTTGCACCGGAAAGTGTAATTGAGGAAGTGCAAGCTAAAATCGAGCCGTTGTTGCTGTAA
- a CDS encoding type II toxin-antitoxin system PemK/MazF family toxin, protein MPSYSKHDVILVRYPFSDLSTSKVRPAVVVSTSHPSQDILITPLTSKTGSLMVGEFVLSEWAAAGLNVATATKRGMYTVHESLVIKVIGQLAKVDADQLGQSLRGWLGL, encoded by the coding sequence ATGCCCAGCTACTCTAAGCATGACGTTATTCTAGTGCGCTACCCATTCTCAGATCTATCGACTTCAAAGGTAAGACCTGCTGTTGTTGTGAGTACGTCACATCCATCTCAAGATATTCTCATTACGCCTCTGACCAGCAAAACAGGTTCCTTAATGGTAGGGGAGTTTGTGTTGTCTGAGTGGGCAGCAGCCGGATTGAACGTAGCAACCGCAACCAAAAGAGGCATGTATACAGTGCATGAAAGTTTGGTGATCAAAGTAATTGGTCAGTTGGCTAAGGTCGATGCTGATCAACTTGGGCAATCCTTGCGAGGATGGTTAGGTTTGTAG
- a CDS encoding bifunctional ADP-dependent NAD(P)H-hydrate dehydratase/NAD(P)H-hydrate epimerase gives MNRQYPIVTADQMRRIELQLFGAEMPVAALMEKVGGLMVQRILASAVGARSQSFGIFVGPGHNGGDALVVARELALMGRSVLLYCPFSRCKPLTAQHRTYAAYVQIPTVSSLAELIHCDLIIDGLFGFGLTRAIAGDLAAEITALNESQTPVISIDLPSGIHTDTGAVLGVAVRATETLCLGLWKRACFQEAALPYLGAVQLVEFGIPPQAIAAELGSTPPHQIWTTTQARASLPLPRPPVTHKYQQGHLLLICGSRRYGGSAMLAALGARASGVGMLSIAVPESLAVLLVAQVPEALVIGCAETATGAIASLPTDCDLSRYDAIAFGPGLTQDVPDLLTALLSVPVPLLLDADGLNLLAQRDAIATLQTRPAPTILTPHLGEFRRLFPDVDGGDRFTAPTAAAAQTGAIVLLKGARTAIAHPDGNLWLIPESTPALARGGSGDVLTGLLGGLLAQPTAPLDHITATAATCHAQAGRLIAHSESELAVDPLTLAQTVPKAIAAMGE, from the coding sequence ATGAATCGACAGTATCCCATTGTAACGGCTGACCAGATGCGCCGAATTGAGTTGCAACTGTTTGGGGCAGAAATGCCGGTGGCGGCGTTGATGGAGAAGGTGGGCGGGCTGATGGTGCAACGCATTTTAGCCAGTGCGGTGGGGGCGCGATCGCAGTCCTTCGGTATCTTCGTCGGCCCTGGCCATAATGGCGGCGATGCTCTCGTGGTGGCGCGAGAATTGGCATTAATGGGCCGTTCGGTTTTGCTGTATTGCCCGTTTTCGCGCTGCAAGCCCTTGACCGCGCAGCATCGCACCTATGCCGCCTATGTACAGATTCCCACCGTCTCAAGCCTGGCGGAGTTGATCCATTGTGATCTGATTATTGATGGGCTGTTTGGGTTCGGTTTGACGCGGGCGATCGCGGGGGATCTCGCGGCTGAGATTACCGCCCTCAACGAGAGCCAAACCCCTGTGATCAGTATTGATTTGCCGTCGGGGATTCATACGGATACGGGGGCGGTGTTGGGGGTGGCGGTGCGGGCTACGGAGACGCTCTGTTTAGGACTGTGGAAGCGGGCCTGTTTTCAAGAGGCGGCCTTGCCCTATTTGGGGGCGGTGCAGTTGGTGGAGTTTGGCATTCCCCCCCAGGCGATCGCCGCTGAACTCGGCTCCACTCCGCCCCATCAAATTTGGACGACAACCCAGGCCCGCGCTAGCTTGCCCCTTCCCCGTCCCCCCGTCACCCATAAATATCAACAGGGGCATCTTTTGTTAATCTGTGGGTCGCGGCGCTATGGGGGAAGTGCGATGCTGGCGGCGTTGGGGGCGCGGGCTAGTGGGGTGGGGATGCTGTCGATCGCAGTACCGGAGTCCCTCGCGGTGCTTTTGGTGGCGCAGGTTCCGGAGGCGTTGGTGATCGGGTGTGCGGAGACAGCCACGGGGGCGATCGCCTCGCTGCCGACGGATTGTGACCTGAGCCGTTATGATGCGATCGCCTTCGGCCCCGGCTTAACTCAGGATGTCCCCGATCTCCTCACTGCGCTCCTCTCAGTTCCTGTGCCGTTGCTCCTCGATGCCGATGGCTTAAATCTGCTGGCCCAACGCGACGCGATCGCCACCCTCCAAACCCGCCCCGCCCCGACGATCCTCACGCCCCACCTGGGAGAATTTCGCCGCCTGTTTCCCGATGTGGACGGGGGCGATCGCTTCACGGCCCCCACCGCTGCCGCTGCTCAAACGGGGGCGATCGTCCTGCTCAAAGGGGCACGCACGGCGATCGCCCATCCCGACGGAAACCTGTGGCTCATCCCAGAAAGTACCCCCGCCCTTGCCCGTGGCGGCAGCGGCGATGTGCTCACGGGCCTCCTCGGTGGCCTCCTCGCTCAACCCACCGCCCCCCTCGATCACATCACCGCCACCGCCGCCACCTGCCACGCCCAAGCCGGTCGCCTCATCGCCCACAGCGAGAGTGAACTCGCCGTCGATCCCCTCACCCTGGCCCAAACAGTACCCAAAGCGATCGCAGCAATGGGAGAATAA
- a CDS encoding AbrB/MazE/SpoVT family DNA-binding domain-containing protein, which produces MVATVAKWGNSLAVRIPQNLAKEIHLTEGVEIDLGVVDGTLVMKPRNRKRYSLDELINGITPENLHTEIDSGIAVGNEVW; this is translated from the coding sequence ATGGTTGCGACTGTTGCAAAGTGGGGGAACAGTCTTGCTGTTCGTATCCCGCAGAATTTGGCCAAGGAGATCCACTTAACCGAAGGTGTTGAAATAGATCTTGGTGTAGTAGATGGAACGCTAGTCATGAAGCCTAGAAACCGCAAGCGGTATTCGCTGGATGAGCTTATCAATGGAATCACACCGGAGAATCTCCATACTGAAATTGATAGCGGCATAGCGGTGGGGAATGAAGTTTGGTAG
- a CDS encoding PhzF family phenazine biosynthesis protein: MITHRDMQPIPLSNLVQRIAAFSDGAIGGNPAGVLITAQHPSEPEMKAIAADVGFSETAFAAPIGDAFRVRYFSPASEVPFCGHATIALGAALALERGNGTFKLILNDAAITVDGHQQDGIIAAALQSPPTHSTAAAPPLVAAALHLLGYTPDDLDPNLPPAYIHGGANHLLLGLKRRDTLAAMAYDLEAGRVLMERAKIITILLAYAETPQRFHTRNPFASGGVYEDPATGAATAALGGYLRDLGWPHQGAIDVVQGEDMGMRSLLRAEISPIPGSSIRISGTARLMA, from the coding sequence ATGATTACCCATCGAGATATGCAACCCATTCCCCTGTCAAACCTGGTGCAAAGAATTGCGGCGTTTTCCGATGGCGCGATCGGGGGAAATCCTGCCGGGGTTTTAATTACAGCGCAGCATCCGAGCGAACCGGAGATGAAAGCGATCGCCGCTGATGTGGGTTTTTCAGAAACGGCCTTTGCCGCCCCCATAGGCGATGCCTTCCGCGTCCGGTATTTTTCCCCCGCCTCAGAAGTTCCTTTTTGTGGCCATGCCACGATCGCCCTCGGTGCAGCCCTAGCCCTGGAACGGGGCAACGGCACGTTTAAACTCATCCTCAACGACGCAGCAATCACCGTAGACGGTCATCAACAGGACGGCATTATCGCCGCCGCCCTCCAATCTCCCCCCACCCACAGCACCGCCGCCGCGCCGCCACTGGTCGCCGCAGCCCTGCACCTCTTGGGCTACACCCCCGACGACCTCGATCCCAACCTCCCCCCGGCCTACATCCACGGCGGGGCGAATCATCTCCTGCTCGGCCTCAAACGCCGGGACACCCTCGCCGCCATGGCCTACGACCTCGAAGCCGGTCGCGTCCTCATGGAGCGAGCCAAGATCATCACCATTCTGTTAGCCTATGCCGAAACCCCCCAACGCTTTCACACCCGCAACCCGTTCGCCTCCGGGGGCGTATATGAAGACCCGGCCACAGGGGCGGCTACGGCAGCATTGGGGGGGTATCTTCGTGATCTAGGCTGGCCCCATCAGGGCGCGATCGATGTGGTGCAGGGGGAAGATATGGGGATGCGATCGCTCCTCAGGGCGGAAATTTCCCCCATTCCCGGCAGTTCGATCCGCATTTCTGGCACGGCCCGTTTAATGGCGTAG
- a CDS encoding NAD(P)-dependent alcohol dehydrogenase, with the protein MAPAFTPSQSRTEQPVTMRAIAQTRYGGPDVLSLQTVPKPSPAADQVLVRVYATSVHAGDWHLMRGTPWLVRLIYGGLFTPKIQILGSNMTGRVAAVGTAVTEFQPGDAVYGDLSESGFGGFAEYVCVPAASLALKPVNLGFEAAATVPVSALAALQGLQTVGQVQPGQRVLINGAAGGVGSFALQIAAALGAEVAGVCNAAKVEQVRSHGYDRIFASGEAAIADGPYDLILDTAAYRSVFDWLPALTPSGTYVLVGGSTARFFQVMLLGSAIAKWTGHPIKGLVSEPNPEDLQRLTDLVEAGQVVPWVDRTYPLAETPAAIRALEARQICGKVAIAVHNDPAETTPLT; encoded by the coding sequence ATGGCTCCAGCGTTCACACCGTCTCAATCCCGTACCGAGCAACCCGTGACGATGCGAGCGATCGCCCAAACGCGCTACGGTGGTCCCGATGTCCTCTCGTTGCAAACCGTCCCCAAGCCCAGCCCCGCAGCGGATCAAGTCCTCGTGCGGGTCTATGCCACCTCTGTCCATGCCGGGGATTGGCATTTGATGCGCGGTACACCCTGGCTCGTGCGGTTGATCTATGGTGGTTTGTTCACGCCCAAAATCCAGATTCTCGGCTCCAACATGACGGGGCGGGTGGCAGCCGTGGGCACGGCGGTGACGGAGTTTCAGCCAGGGGATGCGGTCTATGGGGACTTGTCGGAATCTGGGTTTGGCGGGTTTGCGGAGTATGTTTGCGTACCGGCGGCATCGTTGGCGTTGAAACCTGTGAATCTGGGTTTTGAGGCGGCGGCGACGGTTCCGGTGTCGGCGCTGGCGGCGTTGCAAGGGTTGCAGACCGTGGGACAGGTGCAACCGGGGCAACGGGTCCTGATTAACGGGGCGGCGGGGGGCGTGGGGTCGTTCGCGCTCCAGATCGCGGCAGCGTTGGGGGCGGAGGTGGCGGGGGTTTGTAATGCGGCGAAGGTGGAACAGGTACGATCGCACGGCTACGATCGCATTTTCGCCAGCGGTGAAGCCGCGATCGCAGATGGCCCCTACGATCTCATCCTCGACACCGCCGCCTATCGATCGGTATTCGACTGGCTCCCCGCCCTCACCCCCTCCGGAACCTATGTCCTCGTGGGCGGTTCCACGGCGCGATTTTTTCAGGTGATGCTCTTGGGATCAGCGATCGCAAAATGGACAGGCCACCCGATCAAAGGTCTGGTATCCGAGCCGAATCCTGAAGATTTGCAGCGTTTGACGGATCTGGTCGAAGCGGGTCAAGTTGTGCCCTGGGTCGATCGCACCTATCCCCTCGCTGAGACTCCAGCAGCGATCCGGGCATTAGAAGCGCGGCAAATCTGCGGCAAAGTTGCGATCGCAGTTCATAATGACCCTGCTGAAACAACACCGCTAACGTAG
- a CDS encoding DNA cytosine methyltransferase, with protein sequence MVTNIFKTIDLFAGIGGIRLGFQYYGCENVFSSEWDKHAQAMYEVNFNEKLFGDINLIKPEDIPDHDILLAGFPCQPFSIAGKGLGFSDTRGTLFFNIESILKAKNPTVFLLENVKRLTTHDSGRTFKVILDKLNGLGYTVYHKVLNSLDYGIPQKRERIYIVGFKDKIQFEFPKPLGFYKPLSEFLEKDEDVPANYFISENLKQKRFQAVKGTPPYPSIWHENIGGNISALPYSCALRAGGSYNYLVVNGVRRLTGREMLRLQGFPDDFVINIPYSQVRKVAGNSVTVSVIKSIAYEIIKALNERQPARVPAIQATLFDMLEEVEVPNEY encoded by the coding sequence ATGGTGACGAATATATTTAAAACGATAGACCTTTTTGCTGGCATTGGGGGAATTCGATTAGGATTTCAATATTATGGTTGTGAAAATGTATTTTCTTCTGAATGGGATAAACATGCGCAGGCTATGTACGAAGTAAATTTCAATGAAAAATTATTCGGTGACATTAATTTGATAAAGCCTGAAGACATTCCTGACCATGATATTCTACTTGCTGGGTTCCCTTGCCAGCCATTTAGCATAGCGGGTAAAGGACTGGGTTTTTCTGATACAAGAGGAACATTGTTCTTTAATATCGAGTCGATTTTGAAAGCAAAAAATCCGACAGTATTTTTACTTGAAAATGTGAAGAGGTTAACAACACACGATTCTGGCAGAACATTTAAAGTAATTTTAGATAAGCTTAACGGATTAGGATATACTGTTTATCATAAGGTTTTAAATTCACTTGACTATGGCATCCCTCAAAAAAGGGAACGTATTTACATTGTGGGCTTTAAAGACAAAATTCAATTTGAATTTCCTAAACCACTTGGGTTTTATAAACCCCTTTCAGAATTTCTCGAAAAAGATGAGGATGTCCCAGCAAATTACTTTATTTCTGAAAATTTAAAACAAAAAAGATTCCAAGCAGTAAAAGGAACCCCTCCGTATCCGTCCATATGGCATGAAAATATTGGCGGCAACATTTCCGCACTACCATATTCATGTGCCTTAAGAGCAGGCGGAAGCTATAACTATCTTGTCGTTAATGGAGTAAGAAGGCTAACAGGAAGGGAAATGCTCAGACTACAAGGATTTCCTGATGATTTTGTAATAAACATTCCGTATTCACAAGTAAGGAAGGTTGCCGGAAATTCTGTTACTGTCTCCGTGATAAAATCTATCGCTTATGAAATAATCAAAGCATTAAATGAAAGGCAACCCGCTAGAGTGCCTGCTATACAAGCAACTCTATTTGATATGCTTGAAGAGGTGGAGGTTCCAAATGAATATTGA